From Kwoniella shandongensis chromosome 2, complete sequence, the proteins below share one genomic window:
- a CDS encoding OPT family small oligopeptide transporter, translating to MRSQNDTIYRLDKAPYRAPIPSGFPNVGFSYGNMSNYDIVPALSAEKRYDTAVPHDEHDHEKKSSSLEGEVDVKHGFHEPGVVVEEEAVKDALEMTEEDLAATEEKLNTMTLERTRAIMTQVYTMHKHDQNFNTDALDKMKEFFDNPEVFSNPDAHAKLITEMKLQALLVTENSPYAEVRANVDNTDDPSMPSFTFRVWVIGVIFSGIGAFVNELFSIRNPSVYITANVAQLLAYPLGKLMAVALPHKTFRLFGRQHSLNPGPFNKKEHMLITIMATVAYNTPYTNYTVFVQALPVYFDQPYAKKFGYQILCSMGSNFVGFGLAGICRKFLVWPSFCVWPASLITVALNKALHTETNEPVPGPFKRMYTWSREKFFMYAFVSMFIYWWFPGFIFQNLQYFNWMTWISPNNVTLSNLTGSLNGLGLNPWPTFDFNTLTVQGWVPMVLPTFTILNQLLGMTMAFFMILGFYYSNAFESGYLPINSNKIFANTGGRYAVAKILNENGEFDNDKYQQYSEPYMAAGNLVIYFWFFAIYTATLAYAFLYHYHDIRLGFKGAWRAIKKRKGTPDDEEDDLAEDIHFKLMKVYKEVPEWWYMIVLALAAALGMIGIGVYPTHSSPATVIFGIIMALISIIPVGMITAVTGIQVTMNVLAEFIGGAMSGGNAVEMNFFKMYGYITTAQAIYFCNDLKLAHYVKIPPRHTFVAQMTAVLISTFVCTGVFNFQLSFKNVCTADAAFGFTCPGQNTFFTASVFWGTLSPNRLFGPGRRYNALLIGFPVGFVLPFICRFLQNRFPKQQWLRQLHPVMICAGGLLWAPYNYANFLPAVYITCFSWLYIKKRYLAFWSKYNYVLAAAWMTAIALAAIVIFFGLQIPAIELDWWGNSAYAQGCEGVACPRLEVPEVGYFGPEPGSGTFI from the exons ATGCGGTCCCAAAATGATACCATCTATCGTCTTGATAAAGCTC CGTATCGTGCTCCAATCCCCTCTGGTTTCCCAAACGTTGGTTTTTCCTATGGCAACATGAGCAACTACGATATTGTTCCCGCATTGAGCGCGGAGAAGCGGTACGATACCGCAGTCCCCCACGACGAACATGATCATGAAAAGaagtcttcttctttggaaggagag GTTGACGTCAAGCATGGCTTCCACGAACCCGGCgtggtcgtcgaggaggaggcggtcAAGGA CGCCTTGGAGAtgacagaggaggatctTGCGGCGACTGAGGAAAAACTGAACACGATGACTTTGGAGAGGACTcgagct ATCATGACACAAGTCTACACCATGCACAAGCACGATCAGAACTTCAACACGGATGCGCTGGACAAGATGAAGGAATTCTTTGACAACCCCGAGGTGTTCAGCAATCCCGACGCGCACGCCAAGCTCATCACCGAGATGAAGCTCCAGGCGTTGCTTGTTACCGAGAACTCACCTTATGCCGAAGTTCGAGCCAACGTCGACAACACCGATGATCCGTCCATgccctccttcaccttccgagTTTGGGTAATCGGAGTCATCTTCTCGGGTATCGGAGCCTTCGTGAACGAGCTGTTTAGCATCCGTAACCCGTCGGTTTATATCACCGCCAACGTTGCCCAACTTCTCGcct ACCCCCTTGGAAAGTTGATGGCTGTGGCACTACCGCACAAGACCTTCCGTCTCTTTGGTCGTCAACACAGTCTGAACCCAGGACCTTTCAACAAGAAGGAACACAtgctcatcaccatcatggCTACCGTCGCTTATAACACACCGTACACCAACTACACCGTCTTTGTCCAAGCTCTCCCCGTCTACTTTGACCAACCGTACGCCAAAAAGTTTGGCTACCAGATCTTGTGTTCGATGGGCAGCAACTTTGTCGGTTTCGGTCTCGCTGGTATCTGCCGAAAGTTCCTCGTCTGGCCGTCTTTCTGTGTGTGGCCCGCATCCCTCATCACCGTCGCCTTGAACAAGGCTCTCCACACCGAGACAAACGAGCCTGTTCCTGGTCCTTTCAAGAGGATGTATACCTGGAGTCGTGAGAAGTTCTTCATGTATGCCTTTGTGTCCATGttcat CTACTGGTGGTTCCCCGGATTTATCTTCCAGAACCTCCAATACTTCAACTGGATGACTTGGATCTCCCCTAACAATGTCACcctctccaatctcaccGGTTCTCTCAATGGTCTCGGTCTCAACCCTTGGCCTACATTCGATTTCAACACTCTTACCGTTCAAGGTTGGGTCCCAATGGTCCTGCCTACGTTCACTATCCTCAACCAGCTGCTGGGTATGACCATGGCCTTCTTCAT GATCCTCGGTTTCTATTACTCGAACGCCTTTGAATCAGGATACTTGCCTATCAACAGTAACAAAATCTTCGCCAACACCGGAGGTCGTTATGCGGTTGCCAAGATCCTCAACGAAAATGGAGAGTTCGACAACGACAAATACCAGCAGTATTCGGAGCCATACATGGCTGCCGGAAACTTGGTCATCTACTTCTGGTTCTTTGCCATCTACACTGCCA CCTTGGCATATGCCTTCCTGTACCACTACCACGATATCAGGCTTGGTTTTAAAGGTGCATGGCGTGCGAtcaagaagagaaaggggacacccgacgacgaggaagacgactTGGCCGAAGACATTCACTTTAAATTGATGAAGGTTTACAAAGAGGTCCCCGAGTGGTGGTACATGATCGTGCTTGCACTCGCTGCTGCTCTTGGTATGATTGGTATCGGTGTCTACCCCACCCACAGTTCGCCCGCCACTGTCATTTTCGGTATCATCATGGCGCTCATCTCCATTATCCCCGTCGGCATGATCACCGCTGTCACTGGTATTCAAGTCACCATGAACGTGCTTGCCGAGTTCATCGGTGGTGCCATGTCCGGAGGTAACGCTGTGGAGATGAACTTCTTCAAGATGTACGGATACATCACCACCGCTCAAGCCATCTACTTCTGCAACGATCTCAAGCTCGCCCACTACGTCAAGATCCCCCCTCGACACACCTTTGTAGCCCAGATGACTGCCGTGCTCATCTCGACTTTCGTTTGTACCGGTGTTTTCAACTTCCAGCTCTCCTTCAAGAACGTCTGTACCGCGGACGCTGCCTTCGGCTTCACCTGTCCCGGTCAgaacaccttcttcaccgctTCCGTCTTCTGGGGTACTCTCAGCCCCAACAGGCTGTTCGGTCCTGGCAGACGTTACAACGCTTTGTTGATCGGGTTCCCTGTCGGTTTTGTCTTGCCTTTCA TCTGCCGATTCTTGCAGAACAGGTTCCCCAAGCAGCAATGGCTACGACAATTGCACCCGGTCATGATCTGTGCCGGTGGTCTTCTCTGGGCTCCTTACAACTACGCGAACTTCCTCCCCGCCGTCTACATCACCTGCTTCTCTTGGCTCTACATCAAGAAGAGATACCTTGCTTTCTGGTCCAAGTACAACTACGTCCTTGCCGCTGCCTGGATGACCGCTATCGCCCTCGCtgccatcgtcatcttcttcggtctCCAGATCCCCGCGATTGAGCTCGACTGGTGGGGTAACTCAGCTTACGCACAGGGCTGTGAAGGTGTCGCTTGTCCTCGTCTAGAAGTCCCCGAAGTCGGTTACTTTGGACCCGAGCCTGGTTCCGGCACCTTCATTTAA